One Aureibacillus halotolerans DNA segment encodes these proteins:
- a CDS encoding ABC transporter substrate-binding protein, whose translation MKKGLIAGVLAASVLAGCGTSSGDGATGSEDKKELVVSTWGFASEFFEENVYKPFEEEHNVDIVVEIGNNADRLNKVRQGSTPVDVIFLSDYYANQGIADGLFAEVDREKLTNVESIYDVAQAPLGEKYGPAYTIARFGIAYDTEAVDSEITSWSDLWNPELAGKLTLPGITTTAGPMMLDAASLVGGAPEFNEDVAIQKASELNDSVVKYYGKTSELVNMFGRGEVAVGPVMEMYLADLQEAVPSVEFVSPEEGAYAVMNTVNIVESSDNQELANEFINWMLSKEVQTASAKNKIDSPVNTQVELTDEEAAGLTYGKDVVESLRSLDMENVNANMKNWIDRWNREVAR comes from the coding sequence TTGAAAAAAGGTTTAATTGCTGGTGTATTGGCTGCTAGTGTATTGGCGGGATGTGGGACATCTTCTGGTGATGGTGCGACTGGTAGCGAAGATAAAAAGGAACTCGTTGTTTCAACGTGGGGCTTTGCGAGCGAATTCTTTGAAGAGAATGTGTACAAGCCATTTGAAGAAGAGCATAACGTGGACATTGTTGTTGAAATCGGAAACAATGCGGACCGTTTGAACAAAGTTCGTCAAGGCAGTACGCCCGTTGATGTGATTTTCTTGTCTGATTACTACGCCAACCAAGGCATCGCCGACGGTTTGTTTGCGGAGGTTGATCGTGAAAAGCTAACGAATGTTGAATCCATTTATGATGTAGCTCAAGCACCTCTTGGTGAAAAATATGGTCCAGCTTACACGATTGCACGCTTTGGAATCGCTTATGATACGGAAGCTGTAGATTCAGAAATTACTTCATGGAGTGACCTTTGGAACCCAGAGCTTGCAGGCAAATTAACATTGCCTGGAATTACAACAACAGCTGGTCCTATGATGCTTGATGCAGCATCTCTTGTCGGAGGTGCGCCAGAGTTTAATGAAGACGTAGCGATTCAAAAAGCGTCCGAACTCAACGATAGTGTTGTGAAATATTACGGAAAAACCTCTGAACTCGTCAATATGTTTGGCCGTGGCGAGGTAGCTGTTGGACCCGTCATGGAAATGTACTTAGCGGATCTTCAAGAAGCTGTTCCTAGTGTTGAATTTGTCAGCCCTGAAGAAGGGGCATACGCTGTTATGAATACAGTCAACATCGTGGAATCAAGTGACAACCAAGAACTTGCGAATGAATTCATTAACTGGATGCTCAGCAAAGAAGTGCAAACGGCATCTGCAAAAAATAAAATAGATTCTCCTGTGAACACGCAAGTGGAATTAACAGACGAAGAAGCAGCAGGATTAACGTACGGCAAAGATGTTGTTGAAAGCCTACGTAGCTTGGATATGGAAAATGTAAATGCAAACATGAAAAACTGGATTGATCGTTGGAATCGCGAAGTCGCACGATAA
- a CDS encoding carbohydrate ABC transporter permease: MKAIKWVGKGVNGIGLVLVVLLFALPFLWMMSTSVKTLGETITFPPTWLPEVWMWENFTTAWNSGPFLKYFMNSIIVAVGILVFQFLTMIPAAYAFARYEFKGKGFFFALTMVTLMIPAQLIFLPVYLQMSSFGLLDTVWALILPFGSSAFGIFLLRQSFKQVPEELLEAARLDQASEWKIILRIMMPMSKPVLITFALFSFITHWNDYFWPLVMTTSDSARTLPLGIAKLKEVEGGVAWNILMAGNMILVVPILIVFFFAQRHIIRAFVYTGVK, encoded by the coding sequence ATGAAAGCTATAAAATGGGTAGGAAAAGGGGTAAATGGCATCGGGCTTGTGCTCGTCGTCCTCCTCTTTGCACTTCCTTTTCTATGGATGATGTCCACATCCGTCAAGACCCTCGGCGAAACAATCACCTTTCCGCCAACGTGGCTCCCAGAGGTCTGGATGTGGGAAAATTTCACGACCGCGTGGAATTCTGGTCCGTTTCTTAAATACTTCATGAACAGCATCATCGTCGCCGTTGGCATTCTCGTGTTTCAGTTTTTGACGATGATTCCGGCAGCCTACGCGTTTGCGCGGTATGAATTTAAAGGGAAAGGGTTTTTCTTTGCCTTGACGATGGTGACCCTTATGATCCCAGCTCAGCTCATTTTTCTGCCAGTGTACTTGCAAATGAGCTCGTTTGGGTTATTAGACACGGTGTGGGCACTTATTCTTCCGTTTGGCTCAAGTGCGTTCGGCATTTTTTTGCTGCGACAGTCTTTTAAGCAGGTGCCTGAAGAGTTGCTTGAAGCGGCACGACTTGATCAGGCGAGTGAATGGAAAATCATTTTACGCATTATGATGCCGATGTCCAAGCCAGTGCTAATTACGTTTGCCTTGTTCAGCTTCATTACGCATTGGAACGATTATTTTTGGCCGCTTGTGATGACGACCTCTGACAGTGCACGGACCTTGCCACTTGGTATTGCAAAGTTAAAAGAAGTAGAGGGCGGTGTTGCTTGGAATATCCTTATGGCAGGCAACATGATTCTTGTCGTCCCTATCCTCATCGTCTTTTTCTTTGCCCAACGCCATATAATTCGTGCCTTTGTTTATACGGGCGTGAAGTAG
- a CDS encoding carbohydrate ABC transporter permease, which translates to MWKTLRPYAMVAPAVLIFALFFIYPIFYMIYLSFFDWNFVSPTKDFVGVDNFTVLSGDSEFQKVMWNSLFYMLFTVTLTISLSLLLALWLNKKARIYGFIQGAVFSPHIISLVSVAMLWMWLMDTDHGLLNWALGLVGISPVQWLSSPDTALWSLVLVAVWKGVGFNALVFIAGLQSIPKDMYEAAALDESGPVRTFVKITLPMLSPTVFFLTIINMIGSFQVFESIAIMTQGGPINSTNTLVFYIYQYGFRFFKIGYASAAGVILLVLIAILTIVYFKLMERRVHYR; encoded by the coding sequence ATGTGGAAAACCCTTCGACCGTACGCCATGGTGGCACCTGCTGTACTTATCTTTGCGTTGTTTTTTATTTACCCCATCTTTTATATGATCTACCTCAGTTTTTTTGATTGGAATTTTGTCAGCCCTACCAAAGACTTTGTCGGAGTTGACAATTTCACGGTCCTCTCTGGGGATAGTGAATTTCAAAAGGTCATGTGGAATTCCTTGTTTTATATGCTTTTCACCGTTACGTTGACGATTTCGTTGTCGTTGTTGCTCGCCTTGTGGTTAAACAAAAAAGCGCGCATTTATGGGTTTATTCAGGGCGCGGTATTCAGTCCCCACATTATTTCACTCGTCTCAGTCGCTATGCTCTGGATGTGGCTGATGGACACAGATCATGGGTTGTTAAATTGGGCATTAGGGCTGGTAGGTATTTCGCCAGTGCAATGGTTAAGCAGTCCAGATACAGCCCTATGGTCGCTCGTTCTTGTTGCGGTGTGGAAAGGCGTGGGATTTAATGCGCTTGTGTTTATCGCAGGGTTGCAGAGCATTCCTAAAGACATGTATGAAGCCGCAGCGTTGGATGAATCCGGCCCAGTACGAACGTTTGTGAAAATCACGCTCCCGATGCTTTCGCCAACCGTGTTTTTTCTAACGATCATTAATATGATTGGCTCTTTTCAGGTGTTTGAATCCATTGCGATCATGACGCAAGGGGGACCAATCAATTCGACCAACACGTTGGTATTCTATATTTATCAATATGGATTCCGGTTCTTTAAAATTGGGTACGCGTCAGCAGCAGGTGTCATTTTGCTTGTACTTATCGCCATTTTGACAATTGTCTACTTTAAATTAATGGAACGACGTGTTCACTATCGATAG
- a CDS encoding ABC transporter ATP-binding protein, translating into MADIVFENITKSFGDTTVVDEMNLTIKDGSFTVIVGPSGCGKSTTLRMIAGLEKQTSGNIFIGGRCVNETAPGKRDIAMVFQNYALYPTMTVRGNIEFGLVNKKVPKAERQALIQDICDIVGLTPFLDKKPQSLSGGQRQRVALARAMVKKPSVFILDEPLSNLDAKLRGQMRTELVQLHQRLGTTFVYVTHDQVEAMSMGDEIVLMDKGVIQQADTPMKVYHQPRNVFTAEFIGTPAMNIFPIEDLASSLSDIPKKTAFVGFRPEYGMLSTEMNADHSITMISELITVEPLGSETIYQFKSGRQSFYVKTFLSPVHTSHRLMVHVPKSRLYFFDVKGERVISGIEQSNVSLDQEMPLVAERA; encoded by the coding sequence TTGGCTGACATCGTATTTGAAAATATTACAAAAAGCTTTGGTGACACGACGGTCGTTGATGAAATGAACCTTACGATAAAGGATGGGTCGTTTACGGTCATTGTAGGCCCCTCTGGATGTGGTAAATCGACCACACTTCGAATGATAGCAGGTCTTGAGAAGCAAACCTCTGGCAATATTTTTATCGGAGGTCGTTGTGTGAATGAAACGGCTCCGGGAAAAAGAGACATCGCCATGGTCTTTCAAAATTATGCGTTATACCCAACAATGACGGTTCGTGGCAATATTGAATTTGGTCTTGTGAACAAAAAAGTGCCTAAAGCTGAAAGGCAAGCATTGATACAAGACATTTGTGACATTGTTGGCTTAACGCCTTTTCTTGACAAGAAACCGCAGTCACTCTCTGGGGGACAGCGACAGCGTGTCGCCCTTGCGCGTGCCATGGTGAAAAAACCTTCCGTCTTTATTCTTGATGAACCTCTCTCTAACTTAGATGCAAAGCTCCGCGGACAAATGCGTACAGAGCTTGTCCAGCTCCATCAGCGTCTGGGAACAACGTTTGTTTATGTGACACATGATCAGGTTGAGGCAATGTCGATGGGCGATGAAATTGTGCTCATGGACAAAGGCGTGATTCAACAAGCAGATACACCGATGAAAGTGTATCATCAGCCGCGGAATGTATTTACAGCGGAGTTTATCGGTACGCCAGCGATGAACATCTTTCCGATTGAAGATTTGGCCTCGTCGCTTTCTGACATTCCGAAGAAAACAGCCTTTGTTGGTTTTCGCCCTGAGTACGGAATGTTGTCGACTGAAATGAATGCCGACCATTCCATCACGATGATCAGTGAACTTATTACCGTTGAACCTTTAGGGAGCGAAACGATCTATCAATTTAAAAGTGGACGACAATCTTTTTATGTCAAAACGTTTTTATCACCAGTGCATACGTCTCATCGTCTCATGGTGCATGTGCCTAAAAGTCGCTTGTATTTTTTCGATGTAAAAGGTGAGCGTGTCATTAGTGGGATCGAACAGTCAAACGTTTCGTTGGATCAGGAAATGCCGCTTGTGGCAGAAAGGGCATAG